A region from the Haloarcula limicola genome encodes:
- a CDS encoding HalOD1 output domain-containing protein, whose amino-acid sequence MTTGRGSRPEAVGSIVYEIVDRIADREGVEPTALPALSEQTDPAALNALVETAESVEITLELYGYEVTVDADETVRVEPI is encoded by the coding sequence ATGACCACGGGAAGGGGGTCTCGTCCCGAGGCCGTCGGGTCGATCGTGTACGAGATAGTCGATCGCATCGCGGACAGGGAGGGCGTGGAACCGACTGCGTTACCCGCTCTCTCGGAACAGACCGATCCGGCGGCGCTGAACGCGCTCGTCGAAACGGCCGAGTCGGTCGAGATAACCCTCGAACTCTACGGGTACGAGGTCACCGTCGACGCCGACGAGACCGTACGCGTCGAGCCGATTTAG
- a CDS encoding bacterio-opsin activator domain-containing protein, whose amino-acid sequence MEKSVSDSADVAGKESEETGRETPAALLTTLVTRVPEPAFVLDGGATVVAANDPFGELFGRGGDALVGESLSSLLPSVTREAVASAADGDEPLTARCAGETDRWVELTVERHRSDGQTRFLAVGHEVTAHRERERDLDRHRRLVEAMGDGVYTLDESLAVETVDDTVTALTGRDRADLVGSDAGALLDDSTAERAGKLRERLLDGDREDVTLTGELEAADGERRPVETRFSTFERDDGARRTVGVVRDVSDRRQFARTLEALQQSTRRLLHAETADEVATIIAETASDVLDAPGATVYLFDRGENVLRPAAVADASATDDSPTTVGPDGGLVWDVFVDDEGVTLGTGETYRPLDDQGVLSVRSPTADRNGRTRELVDLLADTARAALARVDRETVLREREAERRHRNEELRRLKQVNAVIRRVDRALVEAETREEIERAVCDELTASHWITFAWLGRCENASVEPRTWDGRSEGFLETVSTSAVGDGGTPAVRTARSGEPTVVPAIADNLRDEHWRTEAISRNFQSAISVPLKHDDFRYGVLTVYADQSDRFGETLRSVFVELGENIANAIREVESRKRRLTDSVVELDLSLAAPDCLPVQLAREFDRSVICSGVVPSGDRTRLFLRIPDRDPTAVREYVDGVPNVESVSSVSDDGDYEVVVDGPTVPRTVVEQGARLGGLEATATGVDLVVHLSAETNVRTFVEQLSSRYADVELDARREKPTRHRTKSGTRADLEERLTDRQLEVLRTAYLSGFFEWPRETTGEEVASMLDITQPTVNRHLRVSQRKLLDLVFGE is encoded by the coding sequence ATGGAGAAGTCGGTCAGCGACTCCGCTGATGTGGCCGGGAAAGAGAGCGAGGAGACGGGACGAGAGACGCCGGCGGCCCTGTTGACCACGCTGGTCACACGGGTTCCCGAACCCGCGTTCGTCCTCGACGGGGGAGCGACCGTCGTCGCCGCCAACGACCCGTTCGGGGAACTGTTCGGGCGCGGCGGCGACGCGCTCGTCGGCGAGTCGCTGTCGTCGCTGTTGCCCTCGGTGACCCGCGAGGCCGTCGCGTCGGCCGCCGACGGCGACGAGCCCCTCACCGCTCGCTGCGCGGGCGAGACCGACCGCTGGGTCGAGCTGACCGTCGAACGACACCGCTCAGACGGGCAGACGCGCTTTCTCGCCGTCGGTCACGAAGTCACCGCCCACCGGGAGCGCGAGCGAGACCTCGACCGGCACCGCCGGCTCGTCGAGGCGATGGGCGACGGCGTCTACACCCTCGATGAGTCCCTCGCCGTCGAGACGGTCGACGACACCGTCACGGCGCTGACCGGCCGCGACCGGGCCGACCTCGTCGGGTCGGACGCGGGAGCGCTGCTCGACGACTCGACGGCCGAGCGAGCCGGGAAGTTGCGCGAACGGCTCCTCGACGGGGACCGCGAGGACGTGACGCTCACCGGCGAACTCGAAGCGGCCGACGGGGAGCGCCGTCCCGTCGAGACGCGGTTTTCGACGTTCGAACGGGACGACGGCGCGCGGCGCACGGTCGGCGTCGTCCGGGACGTCAGCGACCGACGGCAGTTCGCGCGCACGCTCGAAGCCCTCCAGCAGTCGACGAGACGCCTGCTCCACGCGGAGACCGCCGACGAGGTGGCGACGATCATCGCCGAGACCGCGAGTGACGTCCTCGACGCCCCCGGCGCGACCGTCTATCTGTTCGACCGGGGAGAGAACGTCCTCCGACCGGCCGCAGTCGCCGACGCGTCGGCGACCGACGACTCCCCCACGACCGTCGGCCCCGACGGGGGGCTCGTCTGGGACGTCTTCGTCGACGACGAGGGCGTCACGCTCGGAACCGGCGAGACGTATCGGCCGCTCGACGACCAGGGCGTGCTCTCCGTCCGGTCACCGACCGCCGATCGGAACGGTCGGACCCGAGAACTCGTGGACCTGCTCGCAGACACCGCGAGGGCGGCGCTCGCGCGAGTCGACCGGGAGACGGTACTCAGAGAGCGCGAAGCCGAGCGCCGCCACCGGAACGAGGAGCTCAGGCGGTTGAAACAGGTCAACGCCGTCATCCGCCGGGTCGACCGCGCGCTCGTCGAGGCCGAGACCCGCGAGGAGATCGAGCGGGCCGTCTGCGACGAACTGACGGCGTCACACTGGATCACCTTCGCGTGGCTCGGACGGTGTGAGAACGCGAGCGTCGAACCGCGGACGTGGGATGGACGATCGGAGGGGTTTCTGGAGACGGTCTCCACGTCGGCGGTCGGCGACGGCGGGACGCCCGCCGTCCGGACCGCTCGGTCGGGCGAACCCACCGTCGTCCCCGCGATCGCGGACAACCTCAGGGATGAACACTGGCGAACCGAGGCCATCTCTCGGAACTTCCAGTCGGCTATCAGCGTCCCGCTGAAGCACGACGACTTCCGCTACGGCGTGTTGACCGTCTACGCCGATCAGTCGGACCGCTTCGGCGAGACGCTCCGGTCGGTGTTCGTCGAACTCGGCGAGAACATCGCCAACGCGATCCGGGAGGTGGAATCGCGCAAGCGCCGGCTGACCGACAGCGTGGTCGAACTCGACCTCTCGCTGGCCGCGCCGGACTGCTTGCCGGTCCAGTTGGCCCGGGAGTTCGACCGCTCCGTGATCTGTTCGGGCGTGGTCCCGAGCGGCGACCGGACGCGGCTGTTTCTCCGGATACCCGACCGGGACCCGACGGCCGTGCGCGAGTACGTCGACGGGGTTCCGAACGTGGAATCGGTCTCCTCGGTCTCGGACGACGGGGACTACGAGGTGGTCGTCGACGGACCGACGGTGCCGCGAACCGTCGTCGAACAGGGGGCTCGACTCGGGGGGCTCGAAGCGACCGCCACCGGCGTCGACCTCGTCGTCCACCTCTCGGCGGAGACGAACGTCCGGACCTTCGTCGAGCAGCTGTCGAGTCGCTACGCCGACGTCGAGTTGGACGCGCGGCGAGAGAAGCCGACGCGACACCGGACGAAAAGCGGGACGCGCGCCGACCTCGAAGAGCGCCTCACCGACCGGCAACTCGAAGTACTCCGGACGGCGTACCTGAGCGGCTTCTTCGAGTGGCCCCGAGAGACGACCGGCGAGGAGGTGGCGTCGATGCTCGACATCACCCAGCCGACGGTGAACCGCCACCTCCGCGTCAGCCAGCGGAAGCTCTTAGACCTCGTCTTCGGTGAGTGA
- a CDS encoding prefoldin subunit beta gives MQGNLPPEAQEKLEELQDLQETAQQVAAQKQQAETNLQESRTALDELDDVDKDTTMYREVGELLVKTDFDEAQDDLEEKVSSLEVRVETLEKQEERVQEQFEDLQGDLQQMLGGGGGAGGPGGPAGGPGAGGA, from the coding sequence ATGCAGGGCAATCTTCCGCCGGAAGCACAGGAGAAGCTCGAGGAACTGCAGGACCTGCAGGAGACCGCACAGCAGGTCGCCGCGCAGAAACAGCAGGCCGAGACGAACCTGCAGGAGTCCCGCACCGCGCTGGACGAACTCGACGACGTCGATAAGGACACCACGATGTACCGCGAGGTCGGCGAGCTGCTCGTCAAGACCGACTTCGACGAGGCGCAGGACGACCTCGAAGAGAAGGTCAGCAGCCTCGAAGTCCGCGTCGAGACCCTCGAAAAGCAGGAGGAGCGCGTCCAGGAGCAGTTCGAGGACCTGCAGGGTGACCTCCAGCAGATGCTCGGCGGCGGCGGCGGCGCGGGCGGCCCCGGCGGTCCGGCAGGCGGTCCCGGCGCGGGCGGCGCGTAA
- a CDS encoding DUF3194 domain-containing protein: protein MPTDDEVVETAASAAENVVFSRFDKNDVEDIDVTVTFEDGVLEVDVYVNAPESRLDEERVAEDAALAARSAVDDLFEE, encoded by the coding sequence ATGCCGACCGACGACGAGGTCGTTGAGACGGCCGCTTCCGCGGCCGAGAACGTCGTTTTCTCGCGATTCGATAAGAACGACGTCGAAGACATCGACGTGACGGTCACGTTCGAAGACGGCGTACTGGAGGTCGACGTCTACGTCAACGCGCCGGAGAGCCGCCTCGACGAGGAACGGGTCGCGGAGGACGCCGCGCTGGCCGCTCGATCGGCGGTCGACGACCTCTTCGAGGAGTAA
- a CDS encoding MBL fold metallo-hydrolase — MTQGTNPDTGEPVASTTPTELKARIDDGEDVFILDARSEDDFEEWRIGGESVEIVNYPYFQLLDGIPEDLHEALPDDRRITVLCAKGGSSELVAEHLEAEGYEVDHLERGMKGWARIYEYQELDAAGDVTVAQYQRPSSGCLAYLVVSDGEAAVVDPLRAFADEYVRDAKALGADLTYALDTHVHADHISGIRDLSAGTDTTAVLPEAAADRGVDYDADFATVEDGETLSLGDTEIEVVHTPGHTTGMTAYRVGDVLFTGDGLFTESVARPDLEDPEAARDAARTLYESLTERVLSLPDETVVAPAHFSDAATPADDGTYTAELGDLEARMDALSMDEAEFVEFIVADMPPQPANYEEIIAANLGRQSPDDETAFELELGPNNCAASEDALTN; from the coding sequence ATGACGCAAGGGACCAACCCCGACACCGGCGAACCGGTCGCATCGACGACGCCGACCGAACTGAAAGCCCGCATCGACGACGGCGAGGACGTGTTCATCCTCGACGCGCGCTCGGAGGACGACTTCGAGGAGTGGCGCATCGGCGGCGAGTCCGTCGAGATCGTGAACTATCCGTACTTCCAGTTGCTCGACGGCATCCCCGAGGACCTCCACGAGGCGCTCCCGGACGACCGGCGCATCACCGTCCTCTGTGCGAAGGGCGGTTCCAGCGAGCTGGTCGCCGAGCACCTCGAAGCCGAGGGGTACGAGGTCGACCACCTCGAACGCGGGATGAAGGGCTGGGCGCGCATCTACGAGTACCAGGAACTGGACGCGGCCGGCGACGTGACCGTCGCGCAGTATCAGCGTCCGTCGAGCGGCTGTCTCGCCTACCTCGTCGTCTCCGACGGGGAGGCGGCGGTCGTCGACCCGCTTCGCGCCTTCGCCGACGAGTACGTCCGGGACGCGAAGGCGCTCGGGGCCGACCTGACGTACGCGCTCGATACGCACGTCCACGCGGACCACATCTCGGGCATCCGCGACCTCTCCGCCGGAACCGACACGACGGCGGTGCTGCCCGAGGCGGCCGCCGACCGCGGCGTCGACTACGACGCGGACTTCGCGACAGTCGAGGACGGGGAGACGCTCTCGCTCGGCGACACCGAGATCGAGGTCGTTCACACCCCCGGCCACACGACGGGCATGACCGCCTACAGGGTCGGTGACGTCCTGTTCACCGGCGACGGCCTCTTCACCGAGAGCGTCGCCCGGCCGGACCTCGAAGACCCCGAAGCCGCGAGAGACGCCGCCCGGACGCTCTACGAGAGCCTGACCGAGCGCGTCCTCTCGCTGCCCGACGAGACGGTCGTCGCACCGGCGCACTTCAGCGACGCGGCGACGCCCGCCGACGACGGCACGTACACAGCCGAACTCGGCGATCTCGAAGCGCGGATGGACGCGCTCTCGATGGACGAAGCCGAGTTCGTCGAGTTCATCGTGGCCGACATGCCGCCCCAGCCCGCGAACTACGAGGAGATCATCGCGGCCAACCTCGGGCGGCAGTCCCCCGACGACGAGACGGCGTTCGAACTCGAACTCGGCCCGAACAACTGCGCCGCCAGCGAGGACGCGCTGACTAACTGA
- a CDS encoding sulfurtransferase TusA family protein codes for MTEHEVTQTLDVKGENCPMPVVKTKQNVDRLAEGEVLEVLATDPGSMSDLGGWADTTDGVELLGQEEGEEVFKHYVRKTE; via the coding sequence ATGACTGAACACGAAGTCACCCAGACGCTCGACGTGAAGGGGGAGAACTGCCCGATGCCGGTCGTCAAGACCAAGCAGAACGTCGACCGACTCGCCGAGGGCGAGGTCCTCGAAGTGCTCGCGACGGACCCGGGGAGCATGAGCGACCTCGGCGGGTGGGCCGACACGACCGACGGCGTCGAACTCCTCGGCCAGGAGGAGGGCGAGGAGGTCTTCAAGCACTACGTCCGCAAGACGGAGTGA
- a CDS encoding helix-turn-helix transcriptional regulator, which translates to MNVNLDLVHRALADEIRRTILARLRTGEPVPLSALAETIAASEISTEVTSSVETLRVELYHVHVPLLCDAGLLEYDDRRSAVVLTDLGGEVESKLLRPSVEVAQG; encoded by the coding sequence GTGAACGTGAATCTGGACCTCGTACATCGGGCGCTGGCCGACGAGATTCGTCGCACGATTCTCGCCCGCTTGCGGACCGGAGAGCCCGTTCCGCTATCGGCGCTCGCTGAGACGATAGCAGCGTCGGAGATCTCGACTGAAGTCACCAGTTCGGTCGAGACGCTGCGCGTCGAACTGTACCACGTACACGTCCCGCTGCTGTGTGATGCCGGACTCCTCGAGTACGACGACCGGCGGTCGGCGGTCGTACTCACGGACCTCGGCGGCGAAGTCGAGTCGAAACTGCTCCGACCGTCAGTCGAAGTGGCACAGGGCTAG
- a CDS encoding HAD family hydrolase — MGYDAVIFDNDGVLLTLTSMEAHREGSRDAFARAGVPDPHPDHVEAMSIGVSVAELESICERYDLEPEAFWSTRDAAISAAQQAEMTAGEKRPYDDIDALDKFETPLAVVSSNQQETVEFAFDHFGLDTHFETVYGREPTVKSLERKKPHPHYVERALADLDVEDALFVGDNESDVRAAHGAGIDSAFIRRPHRVDASLSVRPDYEIWGLDDVVDIAE, encoded by the coding sequence ATGGGCTACGACGCGGTCATCTTCGACAACGACGGGGTCTTGCTGACGCTGACCAGCATGGAGGCCCACCGGGAAGGGTCACGCGACGCGTTCGCTCGCGCCGGCGTCCCCGACCCCCACCCCGACCACGTCGAGGCGATGAGCATCGGCGTGAGCGTCGCTGAACTCGAATCGATCTGTGAGCGCTACGACTTAGAGCCGGAGGCGTTCTGGTCGACCCGCGACGCCGCCATCTCGGCGGCCCAGCAGGCCGAGATGACCGCCGGGGAGAAGCGGCCCTACGACGACATCGACGCGCTCGATAAGTTCGAGACGCCGCTCGCCGTCGTCTCCTCGAACCAGCAGGAGACCGTCGAGTTCGCCTTCGACCACTTCGGCCTCGACACGCACTTCGAGACGGTGTACGGCCGAGAGCCGACGGTGAAGAGCCTCGAACGGAAGAAGCCACACCCCCACTACGTCGAGCGGGCGCTCGCCGACCTCGACGTCGAGGACGCCCTCTTCGTCGGCGACAACGAATCGGACGTGCGGGCGGCACACGGCGCCGGCATCGACTCGGCGTTCATCCGCCGACCGCATCGGGTCGACGCGTCGCTGTCGGTTCGCCCCGACTACGAGATCTGGGGGCTTGACGACGTGGTCGACATCGCCGAGTGA
- a CDS encoding UPF0175 family protein, protein MPTISARLPDEEKAELDEVAELLSEDRSTTIRKALREGLETLRIRVAVEQYQSGEASAAEAAQIADLSMAEWLDVARERNLTTQLELSDLELDADAAAEL, encoded by the coding sequence ATGCCAACGATTAGCGCGCGGCTCCCCGACGAGGAGAAGGCCGAACTGGACGAAGTCGCCGAACTGCTCTCGGAGGACCGCTCGACGACGATTCGGAAGGCGCTCCGGGAGGGACTGGAGACGCTCCGCATCCGCGTCGCCGTCGAGCAGTACCAGTCCGGCGAGGCCTCCGCGGCTGAGGCCGCACAGATCGCCGACCTCTCGATGGCCGAGTGGTTAGACGTGGCCCGCGAGCGGAATCTGACGACGCAACTCGAACTCTCCGACCTCGAACTCGACGCCGACGCCGCCGCGGAGCTATGA
- a CDS encoding DUF7512 family protein, translating into MFGLESLSGSAQAVATVGVVFAEAIALYVGYGALSSVLGSTVLDALGGD; encoded by the coding sequence ATGTTCGGGCTCGAATCGCTGAGTGGGTCCGCACAGGCCGTCGCCACCGTGGGAGTCGTCTTCGCGGAGGCCATCGCGCTGTACGTCGGGTACGGCGCGCTCAGCAGCGTGCTCGGCTCGACCGTCCTCGACGCGCTCGGGGGTGACTGA
- a CDS encoding YeeE/YedE family protein, producing the protein MEPFTPLLALGDPFPRGVVPYLIGGLLVGLGASVVYLSTGIIAGASTFLESTLSYVSNVDRFNRFKYRQSRGWRLVFTAGIVSGAALWAFVLAPDPGIWTTRVEWWRLLGGGFLVGVGTRLGKGCTSGHGVCGVGSLSNTSLVNVATFMTFAIGTAQIVQALGVSP; encoded by the coding sequence ATGGAACCGTTCACACCGCTGCTCGCGCTCGGTGACCCCTTCCCTCGCGGAGTGGTGCCGTATCTGATCGGCGGCCTCCTCGTCGGGCTCGGAGCGTCGGTCGTCTACCTCTCGACGGGCATCATCGCGGGCGCGAGCACGTTCCTCGAGTCGACGCTCTCGTACGTCTCGAACGTCGACCGGTTCAACCGCTTCAAGTACCGCCAGTCGCGGGGGTGGCGACTCGTGTTCACCGCGGGCATCGTCAGCGGCGCGGCGCTCTGGGCGTTCGTCCTCGCGCCCGACCCCGGCATCTGGACGACGAGAGTCGAGTGGTGGCGGCTGCTCGGCGGCGGCTTCCTCGTCGGCGTCGGCACCCGCCTCGGGAAGGGTTGCACTTCGGGACACGGCGTCTGCGGCGTCGGGTCCCTCTCGAACACGTCGCTCGTGAACGTCGCCACGTTCATGACCTTCGCCATCGGCACCGCGCAGATAGTGCAGGCGCTGGGGGTGAGCCCGTGA
- a CDS encoding DUF6691 family protein: MIYVGGLIFGLGLAVSGMAKPEIVLDFLQFEDFGLLFVMGGAAVVSGVAFAVATRYLDRAPLTAREYARRVKEFDRNVVLGGAVFGVGWGLSGICPGAAYASFGVGNYPILWAIAGMFLGAYAQGYVRPTSTDDTTTADATTR, encoded by the coding sequence ATGATCTACGTCGGGGGGCTGATATTCGGTCTCGGTCTCGCCGTCAGCGGGATGGCCAAGCCCGAGATCGTGCTGGACTTCCTCCAGTTCGAGGACTTCGGCCTCCTGTTCGTGATGGGCGGGGCGGCCGTCGTCAGCGGCGTCGCGTTCGCCGTCGCGACGCGGTATCTCGACCGAGCGCCGCTGACCGCCCGCGAGTACGCGCGACGCGTGAAGGAGTTCGACCGGAACGTCGTCCTCGGCGGCGCCGTCTTCGGCGTCGGCTGGGGGCTCTCGGGCATCTGTCCGGGCGCCGCCTACGCCAGTTTCGGGGTCGGTAACTATCCGATCCTCTGGGCGATCGCCGGCATGTTCCTCGGCGCGTACGCGCAGGGATACGTGCGCCCGACCAGTACAGACGACACGACCACGGCAGACGCGACCACACGCTAA
- a CDS encoding DsrE/DsrF/DrsH-like family protein, translated as MSTDTPTAADDDVPTRAELAARIEELEESLAEATEDDGERKMSIIATKGTLDMAYPPLILASTAAAFGYEVTVFHTFWGLDILHEERSKDLKLSSVGNPNMPVPNVLGALPGMDRMTTRMMAKKIDDNDTATIEELIETSLDMGVEFQACQMTIDLMDYDEDDFYDGVTTGVGAATAIQDMADSDIQLLV; from the coding sequence ATGAGCACAGACACGCCCACGGCCGCCGACGACGACGTCCCGACCCGAGCCGAACTCGCCGCGCGCATCGAGGAGCTGGAGGAGTCGCTCGCCGAGGCGACCGAGGACGACGGCGAGCGGAAGATGTCTATCATCGCCACGAAGGGGACGCTGGACATGGCGTACCCGCCGCTCATCCTCGCCAGCACCGCCGCCGCCTTCGGCTACGAGGTGACGGTCTTCCACACGTTCTGGGGGCTGGACATCCTCCACGAGGAGCGCTCGAAGGACCTCAAACTGAGCTCGGTCGGCAATCCGAACATGCCCGTCCCGAACGTCCTCGGCGCGCTCCCCGGGATGGACCGGATGACGACGAGGATGATGGCGAAGAAGATCGACGACAACGACACGGCGACCATCGAGGAACTCATCGAGACCTCGCTGGACATGGGCGTCGAGTTCCAGGCCTGTCAGATGACCATCGACCTGATGGACTACGACGAGGACGACTTCTACGACGGCGTCACGACCGGCGTCGGCGCGGCGACGGCCATCCAGGACATGGCCGACAGCGACATCCAACTGCTGGTCTGA
- a CDS encoding bifunctional nuclease family protein, translating into MEHEATVEGVGVGVSEEGSGTPVVLLHVRGEILPIFVSSDQAQSMQLAIDGDPFERPLTHDLLVEMVAEFGSAIDRVRIDDLADGTFYAKIDTEQYVGDRRKDMVFDARPSDGIAISLRVDCPLVVSDEVIDEAGRPPEEFDTSDELGR; encoded by the coding sequence ATGGAACACGAGGCAACGGTCGAAGGGGTCGGTGTCGGCGTCAGCGAAGAGGGGTCGGGAACGCCCGTCGTCCTCCTGCACGTCCGCGGCGAGATACTGCCGATCTTCGTCAGCTCGGACCAGGCCCAGTCGATGCAGTTGGCCATCGACGGCGACCCCTTCGAGCGGCCGCTGACCCACGACCTGCTGGTCGAGATGGTCGCGGAGTTCGGCAGCGCCATCGACCGCGTGCGCATCGACGACCTCGCCGACGGCACCTTCTACGCGAAGATCGACACGGAGCAGTACGTCGGCGACCGACGGAAGGACATGGTGTTCGACGCCCGCCCCTCCGACGGCATCGCCATCTCGCTGCGGGTGGACTGTCCGCTCGTCGTCTCCGACGAGGTCATCGACGAGGCCGGCCGCCCGCCGGAGGAGTTCGACACCAGCGACGAACTCGGTCGGTAA